The following nucleotide sequence is from Methanofastidiosum sp..
AAGGTAATATGTTCCCTATTGCAGACGAAAATTTTTCGGTGGAAAGACCTTATATCACATATGGATTGATAATCTCAAATATTGTCTTATATGCAATTAATTTTCTTACTGGAGACTCATTAAACAACATATTTGCTTTTGTTCCAAAAAATTTTCTTTTAGGTATAGAACCTTGGACAATTATTACTCATCAGTTTATGCATGGCGGGTGGGGCCATCTTTTAGGAAATATGTGGTTTCTTATAATATTTGGCGATAATATTGAAGCAACTATTGGAAAGGCAAAATACCTTATCTTTTATCTACTCTGTGGGATTATCGCTGCCTTTTCACATATGGCATTTAATATTGATTCAATTATCCCAACGGTAGGTGCATCCGGGGCGATATCGGGGGTTCTAGGCGCATATATAATTCTTTACCCAAAAAATAAAATTAGCACAATAATACCTTTTGGATTTATTAGAATATATAAAGTTGAGGCCCTTTATTACCTTGTGATATGGTTTGTTCTACAGTTATTATTCAATTTTACTGATCCATATGGAGGAGTTGCTTATATGGCGCATCTTGGTGGATTTGTTGGGGGCGCTATTTTAATAATACTATTTGGTGGAAGAAAGAAAAGAGCTCAAAACGATTCCCTGTATACATGGGAGAATCGTTATGATAAAGCTTAAAGATACTATTCATGAGGAAGAATCCTTTGAATCTCTTATACAAAAGAAGATCAGTACGGAGTTTTTATTCTTCTATAGTCTCATTGATATATGTTGCAATTGAAAAGAATCTTGCGGAACTAAAAGCTGGAATATTACGATAAGATATGGTTAAAGCTATAAGTCAATCGGAGTATAATGCCTATTAATGTGTGCACATTGAATGTGAAGAAAAAGAATAAAAATTAAGATTTTTGTTTTTTCATAAAGGTATCCATTCCAACTTCTACAATTATTGCCAAGACTATCAGTATTGCAGATACTGCAGCTGTCAATGCTATATCATTTTGGATTCCAGAGGAGATATCAGTTCTCTTAATGTAAATTCCTAATAATGCCCAGACTACAACAAGGCTATAAGCCACATCCTTTCTTGTGATAATCATCAAAAGCGTGATAATTAGGGCAACAATAATTACAATCATTGTCCAAATTACTTGACTGACCCCAAATCCATCCCAGTTAATTGATACTAGGAGAGCTGTAACATTTGCAATTGTTGCAACTGTGATCCATCCCAAATAAACACTGAATGGCATCTGGACAAAAAATCTTTCTTTTTTTGCTAGTATTGTTTTCCCAATATCTAATCTCAAAAATATTGTAAGAAGTGATAAGAAAAGCACCATCATAAGTATTAAGGACAGCGCCACTTTTTCGTAATGCCAAGCAAAAATCCACAAGATATTGGCAATACTTGCTAGGATAAAATAATACGATATTTTATCTAAGAATGGCATAGAAATTTTTTCTTTTTTAAATAAATCTCTTGCCTGATAAAATCCGAAAAATATTAAAAGGAGGTATATAAGCCCCCATACTGCAAAGGTAAGCCCCGCAGGTACGAAGAGATTTGGATAAGAATCAGAAAGCTCCCCAGTATACTTTCCATTCAAGGGAAGGGCATTTGCAAGAAAGTTAACAAAAATAGTTGCAAAAACTGCCAATAGATTAAAAATTTGTAATAATGATTTTTTATTTGGATTCATCATGTTATTAAGTATAATGCACAAGATTTAAGGTTTTCTAAGAAGTGAATTAATCAAAAAATGAGTTGTTTAGATCTGCATCATTACTGTAGCCCCTACTCTCCCAGTATCCTCTAAAATCCTGATTATCAGATATTTCAATTTTTGTAATCCATTTTGCCCACTTGTATCCCCATTTATCTTCGGCAACTAAAATGAATGGATAACCTATATCGGGGGTGAGCGTTACGCCATTTATTTTATACCCGATGATTATGTCTTTATTAATTATATAATCCAATGGAAGTGAAGTTGAATAACCATCATATGCATAAAATATTACGGTTTTTGCTTTTGGGTCTAGACTGACTTCATCAAAAATATCTTTTAGTAATATTCCTTCCCAAAGATTTATTGATTTCCAGCCTTCAACACAATTTATTTGGACAACTTTCTGATACTTTTGATGAGTATTTATGACTTGATCATATGTGTAAATTCTTTGTTCTTTAACTAATCCAGATATTTCCAATCTATAAGTGGATATATCTATCTTCTGTGGCCCTTTAATGGAAACATCTCTAACTTCTATAAATGAAGAAAGATTTTCTCCGTTGTATTCTCTAATCTCAACAGACTTCAACTCCTTAATATTCTCTTGAGATGCACATCCAGATGCCAATATTGCGGCACAAAAAGTAATTACTAGAATTATTTTATTCAAACTATCCCCTTATACCGCTATATTGTTATATTTTTATTTATAAAACAGTATTTCGTATAAAATAAAACATTTAGAAGATATATTCGTAGAATTTATTTCAAATACCTATCTTTTTTTATTTTTTATATTCAAAATGTCAGTAAATTAACATTAATCTTATATATCTTTCATTATACTTAATTAAAGGGGATTTAATGAATATTATGGATGGTGGTATCACAAAGGTAAAAGGAATAAAGGGCCAAGGTGTTCATGCCGGCTTTAAAAAAGAAAAACTAGATTTCACGATTATTTATTCTGAAAAATTGTGTAATGCTGCAGGTGTATTTACTAAAAATAAAGCAGCGGCCGCCCCTGTTATGGTGGATCGTGAGTTTCTTTCTGATGGAAAGGCACAAGCAATCGTATGCAACAGCGGGTTTGCAAATGCCTGCACAGGAGATGAAGGAATAAAAGACGCTTTGTTTACGGCAGAGTATGCAAGTAAAAAATTAGGAATAAAAAATGAAAACTGTCTTGTATTTTCTACAGGTATAATAGGAGTGCCCATACCAATGGACGTAATGAAAAGTGCAATTGAAAAAACTGTACCGATGCTTGAGAGTTCTCCTTGTGCTTCAGAGAATATAGCAACAGCTATTTTAACAACTGACCTTGTTAAAAAAGAGATAACAATCGAAAATGACGGGTATATAATATCTGGAATTACAAAAGGAAGTGGGATGATACATCCAAATATGGCAACTATGTTATGTTTTATTTTTACAGATGCCAATGTTCCTTCAGATATTCTAAAAGAATCACTTTTATCCTCAGTAAACAAATCATTTAATCGCATTTCTGTTGATGGTGACACTAGCACAAATGATTCATTGATTATAATGGCCAATGGTCTTTCAAACGTAAATATTGATTCAAAAGAAAAAATTGACAGTTTTAAAAAATCTTTGGACTATGTCTGCATAGAGTTAGCTAAGAAGATTGCAAGAGATGGAGAAGGGGCGACAAAGCTAGTAGAATGTGAATGCATTGGTGCCAAAAGTCAAGAAGATGCAGATATAGCATCGAAAGCAGTTATTTCCTCAAGCCTAGTCAAATCCGCTATTTTTGGAGAAGATCCAAATTGGGGCAGAATTGTAGCGGCCGTGGGGTACTCAGGAGCTGAAATGGACCTAACTCAATTAGACGTATGGATCGGAGATTTATTGATTGTAAAAAATGGAAAGGCAGCAGGTGTTCCCAAAAGTGAATCGAGAAAAGCACTACAAAAGGCTTTTGTTAAAATAGTAATAAATATGAACTTAGGGGATTATTCCTCCAAATCTTGGGGCTGCGATCTATCATATGACTATGTTAAAATTAATGCGGAATACCATACTTAAGGTGAGATTATGAACTTAGAAGAAGCAAAAAAATTGGAAAGTAATTATGTGTTTAATACATATGGAAGATTTCCATTGGTAGTGGAAAAGGGAGAAGGGTGCTATATATATTCAACAGACGGTAAAAAATATCTTGACTTTTTAGCAGGTATTGCCGTTAATTGTCTTGGACACGCACACCCACAAATTGTAAAAAGTATATCCGAACAGGTGAGAAAAGTAATTCATGTGAGTAACTTTTACCATATTCCTTCCCAGTACCTATTGGGGAAAAAACTGTGTGAAACGTCTGGCCTTGACAGGGCATTCTTTTGTAATAGTGGAGCTGAAGCTAATGAAGGAGCAATAAAACTTACAAGACGTTTTCAATCCCAGAAAGGAAAAGATGAGATAATTTATTTTTCACATTCATTTCATGGGAGGACAATTGCAACACTAATGACCACTGACAAGGACAAATATCGGGCAGGATTTGGACCGTTCCCCTCTGGATTTGTTAAAGCAGAATTTAATGATGTAAATGATATTGCTGAGAAAGTTAATAGTAAAACTGCTGCTTTCTTAGTTGAGCCTGTTCAAGGGGAAGGTGGAATTAATATCGCTTCAAAAGAATTCATGAAAACACTTTCTGACCTTAGAGAGGATAAAGGAATATTGATTGTTTTTGATGAAGTACAGTGTGGTATAGGCAGAACTGGAAAATGGTTTGCATTCCAGCACTATGATATTGAGCCTGATATAATGACTTTAGCCAAAGCCCTTGGCGGAGGAGTGCCAATAGGGGCGATTGTTGCAAAAAAAGAAGTATCTGATGTTTTAAAACCAGGAGATCATGGGACTACTTTTGGGGGAAATCCTCTAGCTACCTCTGTTGGAGTAACGGTAATGAACACTATCGAATCAGAAAAATTAATTGAAAATTCTAAAAAGATGGGGGATTACTTACTTAATAAACTAGAATTTATGTTGGATATGCCCCACGTTAAGGATCTTAGAGGTATGGGCCTTATGGTTGGAATAGAATTTGATGATTTATGCAGTGATTTTGTAAAAAGATGTTTTGACAATAATCTACTAATAAATTGCACACGAGACAAAGTAATTAGACTTGTTCCGCCATTAATAGTATCAAAAAAGGAGATTGATGAAGCCATAGAAATAATGAAAAAATCATTATAATTATTTCTGAAGCTCCATGATAGTAGCGGCAATATCTCCTTTATTTTTTAATAAAAGATTTTTTGCTTTTTCTTTATCTACACCTGTTTGGGCAACTACTAGATCTATATCATCGTCATTTATTGCAATCTCTACTTCTTTTAGCTCTTCTCTGTAGTTACCAGCAAGTTGATAAGTTTTTTGACCCATCATTGTAGTTTCTGTTAATTGAGGATTTTCAAAGACCATTTTCTTATCTTTTGTAAAAATAATAACTTTCTCCGCAGGGATATCTTTTGTAGATACTCCCATCTGTTTCATCATCTTCTGCATTTTTCTTTGATCCATCTTTGGATACATTATATCACCTAAAAAATTAAAATAAAAGAAAAAATATAAAGTTAACTATTTATTTTCTCTTTCTTTTGGATATTAAATAGTAAGCAACTGTGGATCCCCCAAGTAATCCTGGTAGTTCAAATCCAGGAACGCCTTTGATTGGAGATTGGGACTGCGCCTCTTTTACAGTTACATACATTACATCCTGCCCAGTGCCTCCTTTGTCGTCTGTGACTGTCAGTGTTGCTTTAAATACTCCTGTTGTTGCATATTGGTGAAGGGGTTCTGCGTCATTTGAAGAAGTACCATCTCCAAAGTCCCATTTGTACGCCACTATGTTTCCGTCATCATCAGTAGATTTTGTTCCGTCAAAATGAACTGCATCGCCAACTTTTGTTTCAAAGTCGCTTCCGGCGTTTGCAGTTGGAAATTTATTTGTAGTTTGAGTAGTGGTGGTAGTTTCTTGAGGAGTTGTTGATACTTCAGTATTCTTATCTGGTTGTTCTCCAGCTTTAGCGAAATTAACGGTATTAAAGAAACAAACGTTATTGCTATTTTTCATATCTGGATTACCGCCCATATATTTTCCATTTCCCCCAAGAAGCCATTTCCCGTCGTCTGCTACATGAATCGCCCAGAAATATACCTCTTTATTTGAACTGTTCCAAAGTTTCTTTCCGTTCCAATCAAAGAGGTAGTATCCATCCTTATCTGCGCCTGCTGCAATGTATTGCCCTTGTGAAGAGATATCTATATTGTTTACAGGCCCATTTGTCTTGTATGTCCATAATTTAGTCCCTTCTCTATTAAAATAAAAGATTGAACCGTCAGCACTACCTGCAACAATGTAAGTTCCTAATCCTGTTATAGATATGGTATTGATGGCAGATTTATTTTTATAGCTCCATTTAAGAATGCCTCCGGCATCAAGTAAATAAATATTACCGGTATTTGTTCCAACACTAACATATGGCCCAGTTCTACTTATAGCTATTGTTTCGGGTGTTCCGCTAACAGAATAAGTCCATATTAGATCTCCATTTGTTTTGAACAAATAAACGGATTTCTGAGATCCTACTGCGATATAGTTTTCAACTATTGAAATATAGTTTACTGAACTGTCTGTTTGATATTCCCAGAATAATTTACCTTGTTTATCCAATACAAATACTTTATCGGCGGCTCCCACAGGGATATATGAAGCAGTTTCATTGATTGCAAGAATTCTTGTTTCTAATTTAGTAGTATATTTCCATAAAGGATTACAAGAATAACTTGCGCTCTGGGTTGTATGATAATCCTCTACCCACCTATATCTTGAATCTGGATCTCCCGGCAAATATGGCTCCCAATGCCCCCCCACAATTTCTCTAGAACTACTCTTTGTAATGTCCACTGCTTTAGAGTTATCATATAATTCTACACCATCGTTCATTCCTACAACAGTATATCTCCCATCAGAAGTAAGAAGTATGGCCAAGGCACGTTTTTTACATCCCCATATAACTCCATCTTTATCACAAATGAATATTTCTGGATCTTCACCTACTGCTGCAGCTGCTGTATAGTATCCATTTGCAACTAAAGATAGACTTCTTACAGTGTCAGGCACTTGATAACAAAAAGTGCTTTCTGTCTCATCTGCTAGACAAACAGTCAAAACAGACAAAGTCAATATTAATGCTATTGAAATTCCTATTGATTGAGTTAACACTTTTTTCATTAAAACACCAATTATATTTAGAAACACTAGTATAAGAATTTATCTATTAACAATTCAAATTTGAAAATTGTTAAAATATATACCAAGTTAATAGAAAATTAAGAAATAGACTTCTTTTTGAATAATCCTTTAACATATAGCCTTGCCCAAATGAAGGCAATTGATGTTCCCAAAATATTTCCGGTAACAATCCCCCACCAAGCGCCGTTAATTCCCATATCCATAAGTATAGCAAATAAATAAGCAAAAGGGACCAAGAATATTATTGTCCTAAAAAGAGTAACTATAAGAGAATTGACCCCTTTGCCTGTTCCCTGAAACAAAGCTGAAGAAAACATTCCAAAAGCCACAAATGGATAAAAAATTGCAGTTATTCTTAAGAAGCTGATAAGATTTTCAAGAATTCTAAATCCTCCTTCAGATTGTGTGAATACCCAAGCAATTTGTGGTGCCAAGATAAAAACTATTGCCGCAACAAATGTTTCTATTAAAAATCCTATTTTTACAGAATAGATATAAGCAATATCTAATTTTTTTATTTCGTTTGCACCGTATGCTGCACCTGTAACAGCAGTGACTGCTGTGGACATCCCAATTAAGGGTAGTGATCCAAACATTACTATTCTCCATCCAGTTGTATATATTGCAATTCCATCTGTTCCCGCAACAGCTACCACAATTAAGTTCAATCCTAAAAAAGAAAATGACATAAGTAACTGAGATAATGTGAAAGGAACGCCCACTCTTAATATATCTAACAAAATAAATTTATGGAATCTAAAATTAGAAAGATTGATTGAAACATAACTATCCCTCTTGATGAAAAGCCAATAAAATAGGATTATAGAGGATATTGCCATTGAGATAATTGATGCCCAAGCTGCGCCTGCAACCCCCATCTTCAGAGGATATATGAATATTGGATCAAGTATTATATTCAATACAGATCCAAACGCCATTGCGTACATAGACCTCTTTGCGTCGCCTTCCCCCCTAAGGATCGAATTTGCAACATTTGCGAAGAAGATAAGTAATGTCCCAGCGAACATAATCTGAGCATAAATAGTGGCGTCGTCAATTACATTTCCAGCGCCCATTATATCAAAGAGATTTCTTGAAAATACAACAAAAGGGATTGTAATAATAATTCCCAATATTACCATTAATACAATAGTATGCGCGGCAACATTATCGGCTTCTTCTTTCTTATTGGATCCAATAAATCGGGATATTGCAGCACTTCCCCCCATCCCTATACCAGAACCAACTGACATAATCATGAAAAAGAAGGGAAAGAAAAATCCAACTGCAGATAGCGCATCAGGCCCCAAAAAGGAAACCCACAACGCATCAGCGAAATTGTATAAAGTTTGAACAAACATGGCTATAATCATCGGCATAGCTAACTTTATTATTGCTCTTTTAGGATCACCAAGAAGTGTCTTAATGCCCTCTGTATGTTTTTTTTGTTGATTCTGAATAATATTTTCCGACATAAGAAAGCCTATACAAATTAATAGACTTCCAAATCTAAATCCTAATTATAAATCTATCTATTTTTTGCAAAAATTATATTAAATAATATCCCATATAATACATATTTAAGAAAAGATTTTTAATAGTTTTATTCCTAATAGTAATTATGATTAAGAATGAGATTGTAAAACTCCCAAAAATGGAGAAAACAGAATATGACAAACTTATTTCAAAACAATACCTCTGTAGAGTTGCCTTTAGAGGAGACAAATATCCATATATTGCACCACTTTTATATATTTTTGATGGGAGTCATATGTACTTTTTATCAACAAATTATGGTAAAAAAATATCATTTTTTAGAGAGTATCCTTACGTCCTTGTAGAAATAGAGGAATATGAAAAGGATTTCTCGGATTTTAGTTTCATGGTTCTTTCAGGGAAACTTGTTCAGATTGATGATGAAAAAAATGATGAAGAAATCAGAAAAGGCTTTGTTAAAATGATAAAAGAAAGAAATCTATCAAAAGATATAATGATAGCTCTCGGTCATTCTCCTAAAGAACCTTTAGAGTCTCTTGTTAACGAAAAAAGGAGCATAGTCTGGAAACTAACTGATGTTGAAGAAATAAAAGCATTTAAGAAAAGCTAGTCTATCCCCAATAGTCCCTTACTTCGCATGAGTTAATATCTTCAACAGATAACAATTCATCAGGATATGGCTCAAAGAAACTCTGATTTTCTAGATATTTTTCATCAAACCTCAAAACCCAGGATTTAAGAATAGTAGTTGGTACGCTTAGAGACACATTTCCATTTCTATACTTATCTATAGTTTCAAAAAAGAATTCCTTTTCCTTTTTATTTAGATTTTTAGATATATATCCAAATCCATGCAACAGTATATTTATATTAGGAGAGCATTTTGGAGGCTTATCAAAAAGAGCGTAAAGATGAGATTCATAATTTTGAAATATTTTCTCCAGAGGATATTTATCCATATTTGCAACAATTCTTCCCAGTTCTCTTGTTTCTTTTTGACTGTATGCACCAAACAACAATTTATTGTATGACTGATATTCAACTAAATCTTTCTTTGACATTGCTTTTTTGATTTCTCTAAACCTCCTTAATGAATATATCTTTGTTAAAAAATGCTGTTTTATCCTAGAATTGAGTAATCTACCCTCGTCTTCTATCGCAAGATTGGGATATTTTTCTAAGACAGCTTTGCCGAAAAATCCTGAGCCTTTGGACTCTTTTGGTGGAGTTCCACTTCCTGCATTAATCTTAACATCTTTAATCCCACAAGAAGGCGATTTTGATTTTAAAATAAATCCATCAATATCCGTTAATTTGTCTAAAAAAGAATTAGAAAATTCAACCATATTTTTTGTAACGTCTGCATCAGTCTTTGGTTGTATCAGCTTTAAATCTCCTTCAAATGAAACAACTCTGATTGGGTCTCTTGGCACACCAAGCCCTATTTCAAATTCAGGACATATTGGGATAAATTCCGCAAAAGATTTTAATTTTTCTACAAAATCACTTGATATTATCTGCCCGTTGTACCTACATGCGTCAAACTCTATACATTTGCTGATAACAATTCTTGGTTTTAAAAAATCTTTCAAATTTATTCACCCAATCTTTCTACAATTTGAATCAGTTCTATTATATCTTTTTCAGATGGAAATCCCATTCCTCTGAATCTTATTAAACCTTCTCTATCTAAAAGAAAAACATGACCATTATTTAGATTATCAATTAAAAGATAGGAAGTATAGTCTCTATAGTTGCCATAATGTGTCAAGACGTTCTTATGTTTTTCATTAGGAATCCCTGCCCTCATTCCCCCATCTATCGAACCACGGAATACCCTCCAGATGCCACCTAACATCGGTATTTCATAATAGGCATACTTTTCTTTGTTAGAAAATCTATTCTCAAACGGAATAGCCCAAGAATCAATCATTTCTTGAGCCTGACGAACAAATGCAATTGCAATTAGAGTGACTTTTCCTATTGCCATATCTGGAAGCCTGACTTCAGTTTTAGCAAGAGAATAAGCAGTTATTTTTGGAATATTTTTCCAATTAATTCTTGATTTTCCATAGCTAAATATTGGTACTATGGTCATTTATCTTTTTCGCATAGGCATTCGGGTCGAATTTTCTCTTCAATCCTTTATCGTTCATATATCGGATATTCCCAAAGATTTTTCTCTCAGCCCATGGCCTATCATGCTTTCCAAAGCACCAAGCAACTCCAGTATACCCATTTGCATCACGCCCATCTAACTCATATTTATCATTCAAATGAATTAAGATTTTATATGCATCTATAGGGGATTTAGACCATTCGATAACCTTCTTCCCCCAATACATTCTCATATATCCATGCATTTTACCGGTGTATACCATTTCTTTTTGGGCAGCGTTCCAGTATGGATCATGGGTGTTTGCATTTTCCAATTCTTTAAGAGAATAGATATAATCACGAGGGTCTTTTTCGTGAAATTCTAATGTTCGTCTACACCAATCAGGCAATCCTTTATATGAATCATAGTTAGGATTATAATATACATAGTTCATAGCAAGTTCTCGTCTTACAATTAATTCTTCCAAATAGGATTCCTTTCCAGGGCTTTCAGCCTGTATAATTTTCAATGTAATGTAGAGAGGAGATATTTGGCCAAAATGTAGGTATGGGCTCATATTTGATAAATAATCAAGATTTGGATTATTTCTTAAATCGTCATATCTATCAATTTTATTTTTTATGAAGGAATCAAGATGGCTTTTGGCTTCTGATGTCCCGCCAAATAAATTAGGTACAACTTTTACGCTTCTGTCTATCTTTAGATATTTAATTAATTCCTCGGGGTCGTCTATATCTAAAGAGTCAAAGTCCATTGATAAAGAACTTTTAATTGATTTAATCGAATCTACAGGAACAATATATCGGTCTAGCAATTTTTTTATTTTTGGCCTGATAGTAGCAGCAGCATATTCTTCTTTTGTTGAAACTTCTTCTACGGGGACATCTGTGTTAGTTTCAATCTCAATTAAGGGGCAATCAATATTATTTGCAACATAATTTCTCCAATGACGTTCAATTCTTTGATATCCCATGTCTACAATCACAAGTGATGCATCATTTGATATCTCTGTTGCTCCGATTTCTGGAGAAATATTCTGAATAACAAATTTAATTCCTATATCTTTCAAAGATTCTCCAACTTCATATAATCCTTCAAGCATAAAAGAAAAGTTTCTGAGATTTGCATTTGGAAATTTTTCTGTTAATCCAAAAAATACGACAATTGGCTTCTTAAGAGAATTAGCTTTTATAATCGAATATTCTAGGGCATGATTGTACTCTGTTCTTTGAGATGCTTGCATCCAGTATAAAACGTAATCTCCGTTTTTTTCTTTTTTGTTATTTAAAAATTTTATTCGCTCATTTTGGATCAATTCTGCACCTTAAAATAAATTGATTTTCAAGTATAGATGATTTTCGGTTAAAAAATAAAATATAAAAATTAATTCTTTTTATCTATTTCCATCATGACTCCAGCGTATAAAGAGAATCCTATCATGCCAGTTATGAAAGATGCTATTGCAGTTCCAACGAAGGGTACATTTGATAATATCCCAACTAAACCTAAATTTAATACCAAGACTAAGAGCCATGCAATTATATAGTCTCCAGTAAATATATATTTGGATATTTCTTTGAAGTTGAAAGCTTCGGAGAATTTATCTGTTTTAATGTATTTTAGAACAGCAACAGGTGCCACATATGTAGCTATCAATATGAGGATAACTACAATTATTATCAACGGCAATGCCGCCAATAAATATGGCATGAACATTGGAATGAACTCTTCGGGATTCATCATTTCAACTCTTTGGGCTCCCATGGATATAAGTTGGCCGAACAAAGGTCCAAACGCTACAAAGAAAGCAATGGCGGCAACAATCAAAGCCGGGATACCATAGACCAATGAAACTATAAAGGCCATAAGCCCTTTAACAAAGAATCCACCCAGATCTTCCCATTCTTCCATCTTGTCAGTCTGCTCTCCTCTCTTTATATCTGAACTTTCAAGTATGTATCCATACGAGATTAAGTTCACAATTGGGATTATATTGATAACTATCCCAATAAGGAGTTTTCTGAAGTCAGAA
It contains:
- a CDS encoding DUF5711 family protein, producing MKKVLTQSIGISIALILTLSVLTVCLADETESTFCYQVPDTVRSLSLVANGYYTAAAAVGEDPEIFICDKDGVIWGCKKRALAILLTSDGRYTVVGMNDGVELYDNSKAVDITKSSSREIVGGHWEPYLPGDPDSRYRWVEDYHTTQSASYSCNPLWKYTTKLETRILAINETASYIPVGAADKVFVLDKQGKLFWEYQTDSSVNYISIVENYIAVGSQKSVYLFKTNGDLIWTYSVSGTPETIAISRTGPYVSVGTNTGNIYLLDAGGILKWSYKNKSAINTISITGLGTYIVAGSADGSIFYFNREGTKLWTYKTNGPVNNIDISSQGQYIAAGADKDGYYLFDWNGKKLWNSSNKEVYFWAIHVADDGKWLLGGNGKYMGGNPDMKNSNNVCFFNTVNFAKAGEQPDKNTEVSTTPQETTTTTQTTNKFPTANAGSDFETKVGDAVHFDGTKSTDDDGNIVAYKWDFGDGTSSNDAEPLHQYATTGVFKATLTVTDDKGGTGQDVMYVTVKEAQSQSPIKGVPGFELPGLLGGSTVAYYLISKRKRK
- a CDS encoding molybdopterin-dependent oxidoreductase — translated: MNKIILVITFCAAILASGCASQENIKELKSVEIREYNGENLSSFIEVRDVSIKGPQKIDISTYRLEISGLVKEQRIYTYDQVINTHQKYQKVVQINCVEGWKSINLWEGILLKDIFDEVSLDPKAKTVIFYAYDGYSTSLPLDYIINKDIIIGYKINGVTLTPDIGYPFILVAEDKWGYKWAKWITKIEISDNQDFRGYWESRGYSNDADLNNSFFD
- a CDS encoding aspartate aminotransferase family protein gives rise to the protein MNLEEAKKLESNYVFNTYGRFPLVVEKGEGCYIYSTDGKKYLDFLAGIAVNCLGHAHPQIVKSISEQVRKVIHVSNFYHIPSQYLLGKKLCETSGLDRAFFCNSGAEANEGAIKLTRRFQSQKGKDEIIYFSHSFHGRTIATLMTTDKDKYRAGFGPFPSGFVKAEFNDVNDIAEKVNSKTAAFLVEPVQGEGGINIASKEFMKTLSDLREDKGILIVFDEVQCGIGRTGKWFAFQHYDIEPDIMTLAKALGGGVPIGAIVAKKEVSDVLKPGDHGTTFGGNPLATSVGVTVMNTIESEKLIENSKKMGDYLLNKLEFMLDMPHVKDLRGMGLMVGIEFDDLCSDFVKRCFDNNLLINCTRDKVIRLVPPLIVSKKEIDEAIEIMKKSL
- a CDS encoding rhomboid family intramembrane serine protease, whose product is MFPIADENFSVERPYITYGLIISNIVLYAINFLTGDSLNNIFAFVPKNFLLGIEPWTIITHQFMHGGWGHLLGNMWFLIIFGDNIEATIGKAKYLIFYLLCGIIAAFSHMAFNIDSIIPTVGASGAISGVLGAYIILYPKNKISTIIPFGFIRIYKVEALYYLVIWFVLQLLFNFTDPYGGVAYMAHLGGFVGGAILIILFGGRKKRAQNDSLYTWENRYDKA
- the argJ gene encoding bifunctional glutamate N-acetyltransferase/amino-acid acetyltransferase ArgJ, coding for MNIMDGGITKVKGIKGQGVHAGFKKEKLDFTIIYSEKLCNAAGVFTKNKAAAAPVMVDREFLSDGKAQAIVCNSGFANACTGDEGIKDALFTAEYASKKLGIKNENCLVFSTGIIGVPIPMDVMKSAIEKTVPMLESSPCASENIATAILTTDLVKKEITIENDGYIISGITKGSGMIHPNMATMLCFIFTDANVPSDILKESLLSSVNKSFNRISVDGDTSTNDSLIIMANGLSNVNIDSKEKIDSFKKSLDYVCIELAKKIARDGEGATKLVECECIGAKSQEDADIASKAVISSSLVKSAIFGEDPNWGRIVAAVGYSGAEMDLTQLDVWIGDLLIVKNGKAAGVPKSESRKALQKAFVKIVINMNLGDYSSKSWGCDLSYDYVKINAEYHT
- a CDS encoding MATE family efflux transporter, whose amino-acid sequence is MSENIIQNQQKKHTEGIKTLLGDPKRAIIKLAMPMIIAMFVQTLYNFADALWVSFLGPDALSAVGFFFPFFFMIMSVGSGIGMGGSAAISRFIGSNKKEEADNVAAHTIVLMVILGIIITIPFVVFSRNLFDIMGAGNVIDDATIYAQIMFAGTLLIFFANVANSILRGEGDAKRSMYAMAFGSVLNIILDPIFIYPLKMGVAGAAWASIISMAISSIILFYWLFIKRDSYVSINLSNFRFHKFILLDILRVGVPFTLSQLLMSFSFLGLNLIVVAVAGTDGIAIYTTGWRIVMFGSLPLIGMSTAVTAVTGAAYGANEIKKLDIAYIYSVKIGFLIETFVAAIVFILAPQIAWVFTQSEGGFRILENLISFLRITAIFYPFVAFGMFSSALFQGTGKGVNSLIVTLFRTIIFLVPFAYLFAILMDMGINGAWWGIVTGNILGTSIAFIWARLYVKGLFKKKSIS
- a CDS encoding pyridoxamine 5'-phosphate oxidase family protein, with the protein product MIKNEIVKLPKMEKTEYDKLISKQYLCRVAFRGDKYPYIAPLLYIFDGSHMYFLSTNYGKKISFFREYPYVLVEIEEYEKDFSDFSFMVLSGKLVQIDDEKNDEEIRKGFVKMIKERNLSKDIMIALGHSPKEPLESLVNEKRSIVWKLTDVEEIKAFKKS
- a CDS encoding nascent polypeptide-associated complex protein yields the protein MYPKMDQRKMQKMMKQMGVSTKDIPAEKVIIFTKDKKMVFENPQLTETTMMGQKTYQLAGNYREELKEVEIAINDDDIDLVVAQTGVDKEKAKNLLLKNKGDIAATIMELQK